From Halapricum desulfuricans, a single genomic window includes:
- a CDS encoding DUF3194 domain-containing protein encodes MVEDSEVVQTAADAAENVIFSRCDRSAVADFDITVTFEDDVLEVDVYLNVEDDRIDEQQVADDAALAARGAVDELFS; translated from the coding sequence ATGGTCGAAGACAGCGAGGTCGTCCAGACGGCCGCTGACGCGGCCGAGAACGTCATCTTTTCGCGCTGTGACCGCTCGGCAGTCGCCGACTTCGACATCACGGTGACTTTCGAGGACGACGTACTGGAAGTCGACGTCTATCTCAACGTCGAGGACGACCGGATCGACGAACAGCAAGTCGCCGACGACGCCGCGCTGGCCGCCCGCGGTGCCGTCGACGAACTGTTCTCCTAG
- a CDS encoding bifunctional nuclease family protein gives MEHEATVEGVGVGVGDDGAGAPVVLLQARDQYVPIFVSADQAQSMQLAIDEEPFERPLTHDLMIEMLSEFGGAIDRVRIDDLADGTFYAKIDAEQYTGGSRKDAVFDARPSDGIAVALRVDCPIIVDDAVIDAAGQPPEAFKTDAEADPFGAEDDLDEGSDVDAEDDPDDFEF, from the coding sequence ATGGAACACGAGGCCACAGTCGAGGGGGTCGGCGTCGGCGTCGGGGACGACGGGGCGGGTGCACCCGTGGTGCTTCTGCAGGCGCGCGACCAGTACGTGCCGATCTTCGTCAGCGCCGATCAGGCCCAGTCGATGCAACTGGCCATCGACGAGGAGCCGTTCGAACGCCCGCTGACCCACGACCTCATGATCGAGATGCTCTCCGAGTTCGGTGGGGCGATCGATCGCGTCCGGATCGACGATCTCGCTGATGGCACCTTCTACGCGAAGATAGATGCCGAGCAGTACACCGGGGGCTCGCGCAAGGACGCGGTCTTCGATGCCCGTCCGAGCGACGGAATCGCGGTCGCGCTCCGGGTCGACTGCCCGATCATCGTCGACGACGCGGTCATCGATGCGGCCGGACAGCCCCCGGAGGCATTCAAGACCGACGCCGAGGCCGATCCGTTCGGGGCCGAGGACGATCTCGATGAGGGATCCGACGTCGACGCCGAGGACGACCCCGACGACTTCGAGTTCTGA
- a CDS encoding HAD family hydrolase — MYEAVIFDNDGVLLELTGMPPHYEGAREAFAAVGVDDPDGEDVEAMSLGVTVPKLQRVCERYGLDPETFWRARDRALARRQQAEMRAGRKQPYDDIGYLAALDRPLGVVSSNQHATVEFAFDFFDLDRHFETVYGRPPTVESLRRKKPAPYYLEQALADLGTRDALYVGDSETDVQAAHAAGIDAAFVRRSHRADTELSVTPDYEVEGLGAVAELVAGRSASD, encoded by the coding sequence ATGTACGAGGCGGTCATCTTCGATAACGACGGCGTACTGCTGGAGTTGACGGGCATGCCCCCGCACTACGAGGGTGCTCGCGAGGCGTTCGCCGCCGTCGGCGTCGATGACCCGGACGGCGAAGACGTCGAGGCGATGAGTCTCGGCGTCACAGTCCCCAAACTGCAGCGAGTCTGCGAACGGTACGGTCTCGATCCCGAGACCTTCTGGCGGGCTCGCGACCGTGCGCTGGCCCGCCGCCAGCAGGCCGAGATGCGCGCCGGCCGGAAACAGCCCTACGACGACATCGGGTATCTCGCCGCGCTCGACCGTCCGCTGGGTGTCGTCAGCTCGAACCAGCACGCGACTGTCGAATTCGCGTTCGACTTTTTCGACCTCGACCGACACTTCGAGACGGTGTACGGTCGCCCGCCGACTGTTGAGAGCCTCCGCCGAAAAAAGCCCGCACCCTACTACCTCGAACAGGCGCTCGCGGACCTCGGGACGCGCGATGCGCTGTACGTGGGCGACAGCGAGACGGACGTTCAGGCCGCCCACGCCGCCGGCATCGACGCGGCGTTCGTCCGGCGATCCCACCGGGCCGACACCGAACTGTCGGTCACGCCCGACTACGAGGTCGAGGGACTCGGGGCGGTCGCCGAACTGGTCGCGGGCCGGTCCGCAAGCGACTAG